In Prevotella sp. oral taxon 475, one DNA window encodes the following:
- a CDS encoding putative porin: MKKTSILLATLLLTMTNVFAQNELNRINEDGNITSDKQKNGADSLGTDKEIPKGMKVWTVDARFGDRNAASPDTLSHLFMNTTFTMGRYGEYNSLGNLGAPRIARVFIHRPTDGSQFIFTQPYSFFLVPVERFLFTNTLSPITNLSYYSCGDKTDGEDRFKANFGVNAGKRIGAGFQFDYDYGRGYYQNQSTALFNYTMYASYIGDRYLAHLLFSTNHQKITENGGITNDNYITHPETFNESFSTSEIPTVLQKNWNRNDNQHLFFSHRYNIGFHRKVPMTKEEIEARKFAIAAKKDQQERERRKGGGKVSEGSSNKERQEEKSFAGRPDNAKIMGAEPAKGTAGGERIAVNGKAAADSLLAMQRKEKEDTAWLKNEYVPVTSFIHTLKFDNYRRIYEAHQTPTNYYANSYYNAGRLTGDSIYDETRHYVLKNTVALALLEGFNKWAKSGLKAFLTSELRHFMLPDTQARAQSYNEHNISIGGQLSKTQGKTFHYGVTAETWLVGKDAGQLKIDGTTDLNFRLFGDTVTLAASAFFYRLNPTFYYRHYHSRHFWWDNDALSKIIHTRLQGIFHYKKTRTTLRFAVDELKNYTYFAQGYTINNDFTRTANTVTVEQSGAPINLLTAELNQDVTLGPIHWESIVTWQKSSKEAVLPVPTLNVYTNLYLRFKIARVLKCDLGADLRYFTSYYAPDYSPALGQFAVQASNSLTKIGNYPIVNVYANFQLKQARFFLMASHVNAGSGRKNYFLTPHYPLNDRVIYFGLSWNFFN; this comes from the coding sequence ATGAAAAAAACATCGATACTCCTCGCTACACTGCTCCTGACGATGACAAACGTCTTCGCACAGAACGAACTGAACAGGATCAACGAGGATGGAAACATTACATCGGACAAACAAAAAAACGGTGCCGACTCGCTGGGAACCGACAAAGAGATTCCTAAGGGGATGAAGGTGTGGACGGTGGATGCACGCTTTGGCGACAGAAATGCAGCAAGTCCCGACACGCTCTCGCACCTGTTTATGAACACAACATTCACCATGGGGCGATATGGGGAGTATAATTCGCTGGGTAATTTGGGGGCACCGCGCATCGCACGGGTCTTTATCCATCGCCCTACGGATGGCTCTCAGTTCATTTTCACTCAGCCCTACAGCTTTTTTCTTGTGCCGGTAGAGCGGTTTCTGTTTACCAATACGCTCTCGCCCATTACCAATCTGAGCTATTATAGCTGCGGCGACAAGACCGATGGGGAGGATCGTTTCAAGGCCAACTTCGGCGTTAACGCCGGCAAACGCATTGGGGCGGGGTTTCAGTTTGATTATGACTATGGGCGGGGATATTACCAAAACCAGAGCACCGCTCTCTTTAACTACACCATGTACGCCTCTTACATCGGCGATCGCTATCTGGCACACTTGCTTTTCTCTACCAATCATCAGAAGATAACCGAGAATGGGGGCATCACTAACGACAATTATATCACCCATCCGGAAACGTTCAATGAGTCGTTCAGCACGTCGGAAATCCCTACTGTGCTGCAAAAAAACTGGAATCGCAACGACAATCAGCACCTCTTCTTTTCTCATCGCTACAACATTGGCTTCCATCGTAAGGTGCCTATGACGAAAGAAGAAATCGAAGCGCGTAAGTTTGCCATCGCGGCAAAGAAGGATCAGCAGGAGCGTGAACGACGAAAAGGGGGAGGAAAAGTCAGCGAAGGAAGTTCGAACAAAGAACGACAGGAGGAGAAAAGCTTTGCCGGCCGGCCCGATAATGCTAAGATTATGGGTGCAGAACCCGCTAAAGGGACGGCTGGCGGAGAGCGTATCGCAGTTAACGGGAAAGCTGCAGCTGATAGTTTGCTGGCTATGCAGAGAAAGGAAAAGGAGGATACGGCGTGGTTGAAAAACGAGTATGTGCCGGTGACGAGTTTTATCCATACGCTGAAATTCGACAACTACCGCCGTATCTACGAGGCACACCAAACGCCAACCAACTATTATGCCAATAGTTATTATAATGCGGGTCGACTTACGGGCGATTCTATCTACGACGAAACACGGCACTACGTTCTTAAAAACACCGTTGCGCTGGCTTTGCTTGAGGGGTTTAACAAGTGGGCGAAGTCGGGCTTGAAGGCGTTTCTGACCAGCGAATTGCGCCATTTCATGCTCCCCGATACGCAGGCTCGAGCTCAAAGCTACAACGAACACAATATTAGCATCGGTGGACAACTTAGCAAAACGCAGGGAAAAACATTCCATTACGGGGTGACGGCCGAAACATGGCTGGTGGGAAAGGATGCCGGGCAGCTGAAAATCGATGGTACGACCGATCTCAACTTCCGACTTTTCGGCGACACGGTAACCCTCGCTGCCAGTGCGTTCTTCTATCGGCTCAATCCCACATTCTATTATCGGCATTATCATTCGCGTCACTTTTGGTGGGATAACGATGCGCTCTCGAAAATCATTCACACGCGTCTGCAAGGCATTTTTCACTACAAAAAGACCCGAACTACGCTGCGTTTTGCTGTGGATGAACTGAAAAACTATACTTACTTTGCGCAGGGTTACACCATTAATAACGATTTTACGCGTACAGCCAATACGGTGACGGTAGAGCAAAGCGGTGCACCCATCAATCTGCTCACGGCTGAACTGAATCAGGATGTTACCCTCGGTCCGATTCATTGGGAAAGTATCGTGACCTGGCAGAAGTCGAGCAAGGAAGCTGTTCTGCCCGTTCCCACTCTCAATGTCTACACCAATCTCTATCTGCGCTTTAAGATTGCGCGCGTGTTGAAATGCGACTTGGGAGCCGATCTGCGTTATTTCACCAGCTATTATGCCCCCGACTACAGTCCGGCGTTGGGACAATTCGCTGTTCAGGCAAGTAACAGTCTGACGAAGATCGGCAACTATCCCATCGTGAATGTCTATGCCAATTTCCAACTCAAGCAGGCGCGATTCTTCTTGATGGCCAGTCATGTCAATGCCGGAAGCGGAAGGAAGAACTATTTTCTCACGCCGCATTATCCGCTGAACGACCGAGTGATCTACTTCGGATTGAGTTGGAATTTCTTTAATTAA
- a CDS encoding amidohydrolase — protein MKIAILQTDIVWGKPTENVKHAEQLMERCPKADLYILPEMFSTGFAVTGEALSESEDGETLHWMRTTAARWNAAIAGSVAIKQGKQHYNRFYFVEPNGTVHHYDKRHLFAYGGEDRRYTSGERRVVVSFRGVRFLLEVCYDLRFPVWSRNRGDYDALLYVANWPTVRLSAWKTLLRARAIENQCFVVGVNRVGKDAANEYGGSSIVLNPLGEPLALCGPEREETAVAELDIAELAMHQQAFPVLRDADRFVLE, from the coding sequence ATGAAAATAGCTATATTGCAAACGGATATTGTGTGGGGAAAGCCGACGGAGAATGTGAAACATGCTGAACAGCTGATGGAACGTTGTCCCAAAGCCGACCTATACATTCTCCCCGAAATGTTCTCTACGGGGTTTGCCGTTACAGGCGAGGCCTTGTCTGAGTCCGAAGACGGAGAAACGCTGCATTGGATGAGGACAACGGCCGCTCGATGGAATGCCGCTATTGCCGGATCGGTGGCTATAAAGCAGGGCAAACAGCATTATAACCGTTTTTATTTTGTAGAACCCAACGGGACTGTGCATCACTATGACAAACGGCATCTCTTTGCCTATGGCGGCGAAGATCGGCGTTACACCAGCGGAGAAAGGCGAGTGGTGGTAAGTTTTCGGGGTGTTCGTTTCCTATTGGAGGTGTGCTACGATCTGCGTTTCCCTGTTTGGAGTCGGAATCGGGGCGATTACGACGCTCTTCTTTATGTGGCCAATTGGCCCACTGTTCGCCTCTCGGCCTGGAAAACCTTGTTGCGCGCCCGTGCCATTGAGAATCAATGTTTTGTCGTAGGCGTTAATCGGGTGGGGAAAGATGCGGCCAACGAATACGGCGGTAGCTCTATCGTGCTCAATCCGCTGGGAGAACCGCTTGCCCTTTGCGGACCAGAGCGGGAAGAAACAGCCGTGGCAGAACTGGATATAGCCGAGTTGGCCATGCATCAACAGGCCTTCCCCGTGCTGAGAGATGCCGACAGATTTGTATTGGAATAG
- the htpG gene encoding molecular chaperone HtpG translates to MQKGNIGVTTENIFPVIKKFLYSDHEIFLRELISNAVDATQKLKTLADRGDFKGELGELAVHVNLDTEKGTLTISDRGVGMTAEEIDRYINQIAFSGVSDFLDKYKDNANAIIGHFGLGFYSSFMVSKKVEIVTRSYQDGAVAVKWSCDGSPAYEIEEVEKNDRGSDIILYIDDDCKEFLEKGKIEELLNKYCKFLPVPIAFGKKTEWKDGKQVDTEEDHIINNVEPLWTKTPSTLKDEDYKNFYHTLYPMQDEPLFWIHLNVDYPFHLTGILYFPRIQSNIELQRNKVQLYCNQVFVTDQVEGIMPEFLTLLHGVIDSPDIPLNVSRSYLQSDADVKKISTYITKKVADRLQALFKENRKDFEEKWDHLKLFINYGMLSQEDFYNRAKDFALLKDTEGKYFTYEEYQTLIKEHQTDKEGQLVYLYANDKEEQYSYVEAAKEKGYSVLLLEGQLDVPVVSMLEQKFEKSRFVRVDSDIIERLIPKADDLKSDLSDTDRENLSQVFRSQMPHINKVEFMAEVQPLGSKAQPILITQSEYMRRMKEMSRFQPGMSFYAQMPDTFSVVLNSDHQLVKRVLEECKADTADRLKPVDSEIKGLEARLAALRQSQKDKKPEDVTAEEKEEVQKTEKDIADQRSKKQEVLNSYAKDNKVVHQLIDLALLQNGMLKGAALDAFLKRSVDLIK, encoded by the coding sequence ATGCAAAAAGGAAATATTGGGGTTACAACAGAGAATATCTTCCCCGTGATTAAAAAGTTTCTCTATTCGGATCATGAGATTTTTCTGCGCGAACTGATCTCGAATGCAGTGGACGCAACACAAAAACTGAAGACGCTGGCCGACCGTGGCGACTTTAAAGGCGAATTGGGCGAACTGGCTGTGCACGTCAATCTGGATACCGAAAAAGGCACCTTGACCATCAGCGACCGCGGTGTGGGAATGACAGCAGAGGAAATCGACCGCTATATCAACCAAATTGCCTTCTCGGGTGTGAGCGATTTTCTCGATAAATACAAAGATAACGCCAATGCTATCATCGGTCACTTTGGACTGGGATTCTACTCTTCGTTCATGGTGAGCAAGAAGGTGGAGATTGTTACACGCAGTTATCAAGATGGTGCTGTAGCGGTAAAGTGGAGTTGTGATGGCTCTCCGGCCTACGAAATTGAAGAAGTCGAGAAAAACGACCGCGGTTCGGACATCATTCTCTATATCGACGACGACTGTAAGGAGTTCCTGGAAAAAGGGAAAATTGAAGAACTGCTCAACAAATATTGCAAGTTCTTACCCGTTCCCATTGCCTTCGGGAAGAAAACCGAATGGAAAGACGGAAAACAAGTGGACACCGAAGAAGATCATATCATCAATAACGTGGAGCCGCTTTGGACAAAAACACCCAGTACGCTGAAAGATGAGGATTACAAAAACTTCTATCACACGCTTTATCCAATGCAAGATGAACCGCTATTTTGGATTCATCTCAATGTGGATTATCCGTTCCATCTCACCGGAATTCTCTATTTCCCACGCATTCAGTCGAATATCGAACTGCAACGCAACAAGGTTCAGCTTTATTGCAATCAGGTGTTCGTAACCGATCAGGTGGAGGGCATCATGCCAGAGTTCCTTACGTTGCTGCACGGCGTTATCGATTCGCCCGATATTCCGTTGAATGTCAGCCGCAGCTATCTGCAAAGCGATGCCGATGTAAAGAAAATTTCTACCTACATCACTAAGAAAGTAGCCGACCGACTGCAAGCTCTGTTCAAAGAAAACCGGAAAGATTTTGAAGAGAAATGGGACCACTTGAAGCTCTTTATCAACTATGGTATGCTCTCACAAGAAGATTTCTACAACCGGGCAAAGGACTTTGCTCTGCTGAAAGATACCGAGGGGAAATATTTTACTTATGAGGAATATCAAACTTTGATTAAAGAACATCAGACCGATAAGGAAGGCCAGCTGGTTTATCTCTATGCCAACGACAAGGAAGAACAGTATTCTTACGTGGAAGCTGCTAAGGAAAAAGGTTACAGCGTGCTGTTGTTGGAAGGTCAGCTTGATGTTCCGGTCGTGTCGATGCTGGAACAGAAATTCGAGAAAAGCCGTTTTGTGCGTGTCGATAGTGACATTATTGAACGGCTCATACCCAAGGCAGACGACTTGAAAAGCGATCTGAGCGATACCGATCGTGAGAATCTGTCGCAGGTATTCCGCTCTCAAATGCCCCATATAAATAAGGTGGAGTTTATGGCAGAGGTTCAACCGTTGGGTTCAAAAGCACAACCCATCCTCATTACGCAAAGCGAATATATGCGCCGAATGAAGGAGATGAGCCGTTTCCAACCGGGTATGAGTTTCTATGCACAGATGCCCGACACGTTCAGCGTGGTACTCAATAGCGACCATCAACTGGTGAAGAGAGTACTGGAAGAATGCAAAGCCGATACGGCCGATCGTCTGAAGCCCGTAGACAGCGAGATAAAAGGACTTGAAGCACGTCTTGCCGCTCTGCGTCAGTCGCAGAAAGATAAGAAACCCGAAGACGTAACGGCAGAAGAAAAAGAAGAGGTGCAGAAGACGGAAAAGGACATCGCCGATCAGCGCAGCAAGAAACAAGAAGTGCTGAACAGCTATGCCAAAGACAACAAGGTGGTTCACCAGCTGATCGACTTGGCCCTCTTGCAAAACGGAATGTTGAAAGGTGCTGCGCTTGATGCCTTTTTGAAACGTTCGGTAGACCTTATTAAATAA
- a CDS encoding HU family DNA-binding protein: MTKADIINEIAIQTGMQKKDVSVAVESFMETIKNSLLDKKENVYLRGFGSFIIKHRAAKTARNIAKNTTITIAAHDLPCFKPAKSFVEQMKGEN; the protein is encoded by the coding sequence ATGACAAAGGCAGATATTATCAACGAGATTGCTATACAGACCGGTATGCAGAAAAAAGATGTTTCTGTAGCTGTTGAAAGTTTTATGGAAACAATCAAAAACAGTCTGTTAGACAAGAAAGAGAATGTTTACCTTCGTGGGTTCGGAAGCTTTATCATCAAGCATCGTGCAGCAAAAACAGCACGTAACATCGCAAAGAATACCACCATCACCATTGCTGCACACGATTTGCCATGCTTCAAACCGGCAAAAAGCTTTGTAGAACAGATGAAAGGTGAGAACTGA
- a CDS encoding DUF4468 domain-containing protein: protein MKILFLIAWAALPFCAMAQNDWEKPQQPATQQSTQKEKDGKNSKEKAEIEDKKYLQGAIPLKEGKVIFDFDLDVPGKNAQKIYDLVYTTLDSLTRTENQLSESNVALVNRREHIIAARFKEWLVFQSTFLSLDRTLFNYTLIARCSDGHLNLSLSRISYAYETNRGSKNGLETTAENWITDEYALNKSKTKLNRMSGKFRRKTLDRKEELFDIIRRQVLK from the coding sequence ATGAAAATACTCTTCCTCATTGCCTGGGCTGCTCTGCCGTTCTGTGCCATGGCGCAGAACGATTGGGAAAAACCACAGCAACCCGCCACACAGCAATCCACTCAAAAGGAAAAAGACGGTAAAAACAGTAAGGAAAAGGCAGAGATAGAAGACAAAAAATATCTTCAAGGGGCCATACCGCTCAAAGAGGGCAAGGTGATTTTCGACTTTGATCTCGATGTTCCGGGCAAAAACGCGCAAAAAATCTATGATCTTGTTTACACGACGCTGGACAGTCTGACCCGAACTGAGAACCAATTGTCCGAGAGCAATGTGGCTTTGGTGAACCGACGGGAGCATATCATCGCAGCTCGCTTCAAAGAGTGGCTCGTGTTTCAAAGCACTTTTCTCTCTTTAGACAGAACGCTCTTCAACTATACCCTTATTGCCAGATGCAGCGACGGACATCTCAACCTCTCTCTTTCGCGTATCAGTTATGCTTACGAAACCAACCGAGGCAGCAAAAATGGATTGGAAACGACGGCTGAAAATTGGATTACCGACGAATATGCACTCAACAAGAGCAAGACGAAACTGAACCGTATGTCGGGGAAATTTCGTCGAAAAACTCTCGATCGCAAAGAGGAGCTCTTCGACATCATCCGTCGGCAGGTGCTGAAATAG